The Thermoanaerobaculia bacterium genomic sequence CAGCGAGAAGTCGCGGCGGTTCGCCGTGCGGACGAACGCGCCGGGTTTCCCGGCGAAGGGGCGTGCGATCACCCGGCCGACGCCGTGGGGCGGCACGAGTCGCCGGCGCGCCGCCGCGCACATCTCCCAGAGCCGCGAAGGCTCGATGACCTCTTCGTGCGCCGCGATCTGGAAGACCGAGTCGCCCGACGTGTAGAGGATCGGCCGCTTCGTCGCGCGGTGCTCGCAACCGAGCTCGCGGATGATCTCCGTTCCCGAAGCCGGCACGTTGCCGAGGAAACGGACGCCGATCTCGCGCTCGATCGGGTCGAGGACGTCGGCGGGAAAACCGCGGGGATAGAGCGGAAACGGATGCTCCGTGACGACTCCCATCATCTCCCAGTGGCCGGTCGTCGAGTCCTTCCCGGCCGAAACCTCGCGCATGCGCCCCCACGCGGCGTCCGGCGCGGGACCGCCGCGGCCGCCGGCGCGAAGCAGCCCGAGAGCCGAAAGCGCCGGGAGCGCGACCGGAGCGGCGTCCAGGACGTGGCCGAGCGTATCGGTCCCGGCATCGCCGTACCGCTCCGCGTCCGGCGCGGCGCCGACGCCGAGGCCGTCGCAGACCAGGACGACGGCACGGCGGCGCACCGCGTCACCCACGGCTGACGCATACGGCGCTGGAAATTCGAAGCACGAATCGCGAAATTCGAAACAAATTCAAAGGCTTCAAATTCAAAATCGCAAACGGGGGACCTGGGAATCGCCGTTCAGGTCGCCTTGATCCCG encodes the following:
- a CDS encoding phosphopentomutase, translating into MRRRAVVLVCDGLGVGAAPDAERYGDAGTDTLGHVLDAAPVALPALSALGLLRAGGRGGPAPDAAWGRMREVSAGKDSTTGHWEMMGVVTEHPFPLYPRGFPADVLDPIEREIGVRFLGNVPASGTEIIRELGCEHRATKRPILYTSGDSVFQIAAHEEVIEPSRLWEMCAAARRRLVPPHGVGRVIARPFAGKPGAFVRTANRRDFSLPPPAPTFLDRAAEAGVPTFGIGKIVDIFAGRGLSGFSYSSSDADGIAKTAERLSGGPGGFVFTNLVDFDSRYGHRSDPAGYADNLARLDAALPALRAALASDDLLILTADHGCDPTDASTDHTREFVPLLVAGPRVRAGAELGTRASFCDLAATLEEWFELPAASGGRSALSEFLE